ACCAAAAGTCAGACTTATTGCGAATTACGACTTAGTAAATCTAGGTGAATCGATAACTTTTCAAGCTAGGGCTACGGATAATATAAAGCTTGCTGGTTTGCAACTGCTGATTAATGGAACTGCGGTAGTGCTTGATGCAAACGGCATGGCAACCTTTACACCCACCACAGCCGGGACAATCATTGCCAAAGCGATCGCCACAGATGCGGCTGGTAATCCCGCAACCGCTACATTCAGCGTGGCTGTGATTGATACTAGTGATGTCAGCGCTCCCGATGTCAGCCTGAACTTGGGTGCGATCGTTGGTGGTACAGTTACCGCGCTTGTTGATATTAAAGGAACCGTCAGCGATGATAACCTGGATTATTACACCCTGCTGGTTGCGCCTATTGGTAGTAGCGATTTCAGAGAGATTTTCCGAGGCACAAGCACTGTTAATAATGGTGTGCTGGGCAAGTTTGACCCCTCGCTGCTGGAAAATGATTCGTACACTTTGCGCCTGGAAGCTCATGATAAAGGCGGGAATGTCAGCTTTGTTGAAGACACGGTTAATGTGTCTGGTGAATTGAAACTGGGGAATTTTAGGCTGTCGTTTACGGATTTGTCGATTCCTGTAACAGGGATACCCATTACCCTAACTCGCACGTATGATTCTTTGACATCGGGTACTACTGATGATTTTGGCTACGGCTGGCGCATGGAATTCAGGGACACGGATCTGCGAACCTCTGTCGGCAAACCCAGTGGAGAAGTTGCGGAACTGGGTGGGCAAAATCCGTTTAAGGATGGCACGAAAGTATACATTACGCTTCCTGGCGGGAAACGGGAAGGCTTCACTTTCAAGCCGACGATTGACCCGCTTTCCCAGTATTTGAGAGGCGCTGGTGGTGTTGATTCTGACCCCAACATTTATCACCCCTCCTTTGTGGCTGATGCTGGCGTGACCGATACGCTTACCGTTCAAAACACCCGCATTATTCATGGCGCTGGTACTAATCAGTACTACGGTCTAGCTGGCAGTGCTTATAACCCTGCGGATACTTACTATGGTGGTGTGTATGTTTTAACAACGAAAGAGGGAATCGTTTATCAGATTGATGCTGCAACGGGGGATTTGTTGACTGTTACGGATACGAACGGTAATACATTAACCTATACCGATGCGGATATTACTAGTTCTACGGGGCAAAAGATTACCTTTGGGCGGGACGCGCAGGGCAGGATTGCGACGGTGACTGACCCTGCTGGTAAGCAAATTCATTATGATTACAACGCTCAAGGTGATTTGATATCGGTGACAGACCGCGAGGGTAATACTACGCAGATGGAGTATGACCAAGAGCGTCAGCACTATCTCGACAAAATCATCGACCCCCTGGGCAGGACTGGTATAAAAGCAGAATACGACGAAGTGACTGGACGGCTCAAGGAAATAGTGGATGTTAATGGTCAGAAGGTGGAAATGTCCTATGACCCAAATAGCTCGAAACAAGTTGTCAAAGACGCACGCGGCTACTCCACTACTTATGTTTACGACGAACGGGGAAATGTCCTGCAAGAAATTGATGCTAAGGGGGGAATTACCACACGTACTTATGACAATGACAATAACCTGTTGAGTGAAACTGATGCAGATGGGGTTGTAACTAAATACACTTATGATAACCGTAACAACGTTCTGACCATTGAAGACGGATCTGGCAAGGTTATTCGCACGACTTATAACAGCAGAGGTCAGGCTTTAACAATTACCTCTCCTACAGGACTAACCGTTTCTTCTGAATTTGATAGTCATGGTAACTTAACTCAGAGTACCGATGCTGATGGGTTGGTAACAACTTATAAATATAACGAGTTCGGACGTTTAATTCAGCAAGTTGCTCCAGACGGTCAAGTAATGCAGTATGGCTATGATGAATTTGGCAACCCCAATCACATGGTTGACAGCCACGGCAACATTGTTGATTCAGTTTACGATGCCAATGGTAGAGTCAAAGATGTAACGGCTAAAGTCCTTACAGAGCAGGGTGTACAAAATCTTACCACCAGCTACGTTTACGATAATAATGGTCGCACTACCCAAGTTACTGACCAATACGGTAATGTTCGCAAAACTGAATACAATACTCTGGGACAAATTACCTTCACTGAAGATAGTCTGGGCAACCGCACTCAGTATTTCTATGACAATAAAGGACAACTTACTGATGTAATTCTTCCTGACAATACCCCAGACAATCCCAAGATTATTACCAAATACACAGCTGCTGGTCGTATCAAAGAAGAGATTGATATCTTTGGTAAGAGTAGTAGGTATTGGTACGACGATTTGGGACGTTTGGAGCGCGAACAGGATGTCTTGGGTAATTACAGCACATATACTTACAATCGTGGCGGACAAATTGAAACTGTTACTGATGCCAAAGACCGTACTACTCGCTTTGTTTATGATGACAACGCTCGTGCCAAAGAAACGATTTTATTTGATGGTTCCAAGAATCAGGTAACTTACGACGAGTTAGGCCGTCTCAAAACAGAAACTAATCAGTTAGGACAAACTATTACCTACGAATATGACAAGTACGGGCAGGTTAAAGCAGTTATTAATGCCCTCAATGAACGCACTGAGTATGCCTACGATCAACGTGGCAAACTAATTCAGGTAACAGATGCCCTTCAACATTCTACCAAGCTGGAATACGACAAATACGGTCGGCAAGTTGCTACCATTGCTGACACTGGTGAACGCTCAGAAGTTGAGTATGACCGATACAGCCGAGTTATTAGCGAAACAGATGCCAATCAGCACAAAAAGCAATATTTCTACAATAATCTCAGTCAACTCACTACGCTTGAGTTAGCCGATCAAACCCTTACTAATTATACCTACGACATTTACGGTCGATTGACTGCTGTTGAGGATGCTAACAAAAATGTTACTCAATACGAATACGATAAGTTCAACCGCCAAATTGCGACTGTTTTACCAATGGGTCAGCGTTCGCAGACCGATTACAACAATTTGGGGCTAGTTGAAAGTTATAAAGACTTTAATAGCGATATTATCAACTATGCCTACGACCAATATGGGCGCTTGGATACCAAGTCTTTCTCTAACCGAAATGTGGCAGCCGTTTCATATACTTACGACTCAATTACCTCTCAGATTGCGACGGTAACAGATGGTAGAGGAGTTACCCGCTATGGCTACGATAACTATGATCGCTTGGCATCGATTACTAACCCTGACGGACAAACTATTGGCTACGGCTATGATCTGCTGGGTAACTTAACTAGCCAAACTACAAGTGT
The Nostoc sp. KVJ3 genome window above contains:
- a CDS encoding putative Ig domain-containing protein; this encodes MTVDPQSGLIQWTPTSNQLGQQDITVAVNDGLGGIATQNYTIQVSATLSNFAPIINSTPVYLAAVGSAYQYQMQATDPDAGDTLTYQLISGPTDMTINSTTGLLTWLSPVSGNYKVVLEAVDNHGESATQAFTLTARENHAPVIKSNPLLTATPGSTYSYDVIATDADGDRLSYTLDQASRNLGMTLDTLGRLRWTPTTNNVGSHTVVITVNDGNGGTGQQQYNLSVAADMEAPKVRLIANYDLVNLGESITFQARATDNIKLAGLQLLINGTAVVLDANGMATFTPTTAGTIIAKAIATDAAGNPATATFSVAVIDTSDVSAPDVSLNLGAIVGGTVTALVDIKGTVSDDNLDYYTLLVAPIGSSDFREIFRGTSTVNNGVLGKFDPSLLENDSYTLRLEAHDKGGNVSFVEDTVNVSGELKLGNFRLSFTDLSIPVTGIPITLTRTYDSLTSGTTDDFGYGWRMEFRDTDLRTSVGKPSGEVAELGGQNPFKDGTKVYITLPGGKREGFTFKPTIDPLSQYLRGAGGVDSDPNIYHPSFVADAGVTDTLTVQNTRIIHGAGTNQYYGLAGSAYNPADTYYGGVYVLTTKEGIVYQIDAATGDLLTVTDTNGNTLTYTDADITSSTGQKITFGRDAQGRIATVTDPAGKQIHYDYNAQGDLISVTDREGNTTQMEYDQERQHYLDKIIDPLGRTGIKAEYDEVTGRLKEIVDVNGQKVEMSYDPNSSKQVVKDARGYSTTYVYDERGNVLQEIDAKGGITTRTYDNDNNLLSETDADGVVTKYTYDNRNNVLTIEDGSGKVIRTTYNSRGQALTITSPTGLTVSSEFDSHGNLTQSTDADGLVTTYKYNEFGRLIQQVAPDGQVMQYGYDEFGNPNHMVDSHGNIVDSVYDANGRVKDVTAKVLTEQGVQNLTTSYVYDNNGRTTQVTDQYGNVRKTEYNTLGQITFTEDSLGNRTQYFYDNKGQLTDVILPDNTPDNPKIITKYTAAGRIKEEIDIFGKSSRYWYDDLGRLEREQDVLGNYSTYTYNRGGQIETVTDAKDRTTRFVYDDNARAKETILFDGSKNQVTYDELGRLKTETNQLGQTITYEYDKYGQVKAVINALNERTEYAYDQRGKLIQVTDALQHSTKLEYDKYGRQVATIADTGERSEVEYDRYSRVISETDANQHKKQYFYNNLSQLTTLELADQTLTNYTYDIYGRLTAVEDANKNVTQYEYDKFNRQIATVLPMGQRSQTDYNNLGLVESYKDFNSDIINYAYDQYGRLDTKSFSNRNVAAVSYTYDSITSQIATVTDGRGVTRYGYDNYDRLASITNPDGQTIGYGYDLLGNLTSQTTSVGTVNYTYDSLNRLDKVIVAGRTLTDYDYNAVGSLIRTTNANGTVENRQYNERNQLKYLDDRDSAGNIISSYSYTLDAVGNRRQVVENSGRVVNYTYDNLDRLTQEKITDSTNGDRTINYTFDLVGNRLSRTDSAEGLTTYVYDGNNRLTSSSLVNKVTQFTYDNNGSMKSCSDGTQTVTYDWINDGENRLVGVTTTNTNGTSHQQYIYDASGDRVASIADGVRTNYLVDPMRGVSQVLLEYDANGQITTEYTYGLGLIKSDRSGDENYYHTDGLGSTRVLTNATGQVVDNYTYDAYGRLLSSTGTSSNSYQFAGEQRDSETGLDYLRARYYDADLGRFISKDSFAGFMDDPMSQHNYLYANANPVNFIDPTGHETMGDIGAVLSIIGSLAAAVGVGAGAGYLTGSALNGASGEDLLNLTDQWVAGFANTVSFGASTQIRRSLYGEIAEQNHSGFMWNMGQVAGTGVAMILGAATPEKLTFNMGRSNWIATTYDAIGTGVGAWQTGTHFREGQLEWSDAFNLLPLVQVGSRGVKQFFGVNRAINNGDLRDFGRMGVSAENNPFASNIISNAHSSGASGSEIPNSLYHYTSEQGLNGILSSGELRASLPEVKDAVHGPGQYLTDIAPEMIVAKSVKNMTPEQTKAGQLSLGQLASKLFGQPWAGRKLDHYLEIDISDLPIENPHPNIYRNPTRDNLDISNRVIRHGKTMP